The sequence aaacgacacgaaccaatacaatgaacaagacaattcctttaaatagtagtatgtgtgcccctacatttgataaaatgtacaaatcattttcattaatattatccgttttacttataagttggaatgaaatcgttgtttattaacctgttcatatgaaactgcaatatttgtcccaacgtactgaatattgcacatcacgggaactaaagcacatgttgcagtaatggctacgtgtgatcttccaacacttgtgtagaggcttaaaatgtggtataatacacttacttagacagtttcccatgtaaatattattcaaacaatcaaaagctttcaaagaataaaaacggataccttatatcgacacatgacacatgtgttgaacatggatatacgtagatactgaaatcagtttcatgaaaaaatatctgaacgatgcgcaaaatatacatcacaatactaaaagtgcaatcggaatggtatgggcattgtgtttactcttgttcaaccgaccttcacctcaaagaaattgcctaatatgtgcaacaatgttgacgtatgacatcactaccgatgaccgatttctttcaaaatggcggcttcgctgagaagggtacacaggattttgcgacgacatttttcttgattcagggatcttttgtatacaaatgtgagatgtaagaatttagaattattctgactatctgtgtattgtgatatgttcttatcgtttacattgtaaatgacggaagaagccagaaatgccgataagtaccgttgtcgttctgcgtgattttgcgtcagtcatggcgtcacgctgcactaaaagtttgacagtttcttatgaattaccaaattatttcattgtatctattttcaatttgctattttttgccacgatactcttcccctgaatatactaagcgtttTGAgctattgtaagcaatgattagagggctggatgttaggaaatttccgaaaatgctacgcagtgtaaaattggattttttctttgtttacatttcagtcaagcgctgtctttcgagcacagcgttcgttttcatacaaagtatatttcgtttcgttttgtctagacagttggtattggtgacaaagaccatttgtaatttgattctaagatatatggggaattcaatgatgcatttgtcacagctaactatgaagtatacatgatgtaataggcttctcaataccggccttctcgaaacgtgatttagtaaacactatccaatatggcggaaagcgcacttcggcgttcgtgtaagtgtattttcgaaaacatcccaaccgattctgggtacatcggtgacgtttcagaattatcattccgggttacatgaaaacttgatatcagtgatcattaatatgctatttttgaaatgcattactcccagtaattatccgattttcacatttcaaaacatactgcaaataacgctgtgaatctcgattttgtacagtttgaaaaatggcgacatttacgaagaagcctattttgaaaggcgattttaagcactttcgcttggtctgagataatagtggatggtatcaagaaactgggaattttccgcagaattcaaaactgtgaagtatttatatatgcgtggtatatttagaattttattcgacttcaaagtgaggggtgaagaggagggacatatatgtccctgtggcatccagggggttaaagggccactgatgcagagcaatttctgtggactggttgaacttttatttttttcttctgtGAGTACCctgatgatatcccagaatttgtgactggttcgtgacctctaaTGCGCAGTCGATATGCGCAGTTGAGAgattaattatagacagatgaaataaggtgaagtcatttttacttcattacaaatgtattatgaaaacaaataaaacactttggaggataatcatctgccagtggtagaaatggtaaaaaactatgaggacggaaaaataacgaagccaatgtacgtctctatgtTTTGTCTCGTAACCTAATTAGTTTACTGTCATATTtgcatgattttgaaaattaataaaagaacaaacGGTCTCCTTATATTCATACTAGTCATAGtacatttctaacatgacagtaacatttaaacatggtatagactgccaatgtggatcctttATCACACACATACTCGATTTGTTGTGTGTTTTCTggcatatagattctgctgaatgctaataagtaaattaacaaaatgcaaataacaaatgttaaacatactaattttatagcaacaatatcgGGCGACTACCTTGttaaggaatgtatccatcaatatccacctAAATGAATGATATTCCATTTATCTGAATCTAGTAAACAATCTTCTATGTTGTGTTTCTTACAGtggtctaatttgcgaaaaggTAAAACATGGTTTCACGTCTTTCaaattggtgaaaacctgataaacttCTCATTGGCCACCCAAGGTaacacacctggcaactaattgtatgatgtccgccattgtAAGTAAATTAgttgggatattttgttacaatcagacaaggaataccatggatatttttagatAATGGCATATGATCATCATGATGGGCCTCCGGCCTCCTGACGGTTTAGGTGAAGAAAATCTGCTAATGAGGACCGGaccccagtccctttgtctgcATGGTCGAGTTAGCAGgcactgaccaatttgcagtttggtttcgtaattaaaCTGTTTGCGACAAACATTATTGGCTCCGCATCAGTACCCTTTAAGTATCAAGAGACCACTTTATTTCTTAGCTTCTATTGTTCTTATGGCAAAAGACTTGCTTTTCTTAGCCTTGCTATATTTATGATTTGATGGTGCATGTAATAAGgttctgggtttttttattgcAGTAGTAGACAAGATGACGTCACAAGTCCCAGCAAAGATTGTTCTGAAAAGCACCACAAAGATGTCTCTAAATGATCGGTGAGAAAACCCCAAGTGTTGCCACGACTTCAGTCCATGGCTTCTGTTGTGACCAGCACGGAAATGCTTGTGTCCAGCGTGTGTTCTCAGAGACAAAGTGGGAAGTGTTCTGAACTGCAAAAGGCTAATATCTCGTGGATATTTCCTAGATAGGACTCGAAACCCCTTGTGCTGTCACTTCGGCAAAGATTAAGCATGTTTACACCAAAAGTGGCCAAATCCCATGCCAGAAGGAAATATGAAATCCTAATGGCACAACCTTTATCAAGCCCAGCTTCATTTAAATCCTCACCTTTCTGTAAAATTATTTGGACGAGGAAGAACAAATTTGatgcaaaaaaaatcaaatgagGATGGAAGTTCGAAACAGGTCACTGCTGCCATGCCAGTCAGAGAGTCACAAGTGCACTCAATGACTGTTATGTTTATTAACCCATGCTAGCTAATCCCCAAGGGTGAAAATGGTGTGAGATTTCCTGAATTCAGGAACCGTAAGTAAACAACACCAAGGTAAAACCCACAACAAACCAACTATCCCTCAACACATGTTACTAATATTGGTTTAAATTTGAACTTCATGCTTTTTATGTTTAAATGTATGATGAAGATGTTCACAGCATGTCCAAATTTGCTAAAGCTGCAGTTTGAGCTGAGGTGTTTGGCTGTAATTTGATGTGATGGAGGGATAGGTGTGGTCCTGGAGAGCTTCTGTACAGTCACACAGTGACTCACAGCATGCCATCAAATAACGCTCTGCTCAGGCTGGCGTAAACTATGCACCATGGTCAGAAAATATACTTGCTCTTGTGGGTCAAGACTCATGAagtttcacatttcacaaataaGTGTTTCACATTTCGGAACCATAAAACATACTTTGGTCATTCATCTTAGCTTCGTTTTCAATAGAGTTAAGCATTATATCATGTACATGGATGTATAGGTTGGCCTCTCAGGACAAATAGCCTTAAGCTTGACCGAGGCTTCAGTTACATACTTGAGTTTATTGTCACATTGCATATTGAGATGATCTGGTTGAACATGGACGAATAGCTTTTAGCTTGACACAGGCTTCAGATATGTACCAGTGGTTATTGTCACATAGCATATTGAGATGATCTGGTTGAACATGGACGAATAGCTTTTAGCTTGACACAGGCTTCAGATATGTACTGGTGGTTATTGTCACATTGCATATTGAGATGATCTGGTTGAACATGGACGAATAGCTTTTAGCTTGACACAGGCTTCAGATATGTACCAGTGGTTATTGTCACATAGCATATTGAGATGATCTGGTTGAACATGGACGAATAGCTTTTAGCTTGACACAGGCTTCAGATATGTACCGGTGGTTATTGTCACATTGCATATTGAGATGATCTGGTTGAACATGGACGAATAGCTTTTAGCTTGACACAGGCTTCAGATATGTACCAGTGGTTATTGTCACATAGCATATTGAGATGATCTGGTTGAACATGGACGAATAGCTTTTAGCTTGACACAGGCTTCAGATATGTACCAGTGGTTATTGTCTTATAGCATATTGAGATGATCTGGTTGAACATGGACGAATAGCTTTTAGCTTGACACAGGCTTCAGATATGTACCAGTGGTTATTGTCACATAGCATATTGAGATGATCTGGTTGAACATGGACGAATAGCTTTTAGCTTGACACAGGCTTCAGATATGTACCGGTGGTTATTGTCACATTGCATATTGAGATGATCTGGTTGAACATGGACGAATAGCTTTTAGCTTGACACAGGCTTCAGATATGTACCAGTGGTTATTGTCACATAGCATATTGAGATGATCTGGTTGAACATGGACGAATAGCTTTTAGCTTGACACAGGCTTCAGATATGTACCAGTGGTTATTGTCTTATAGCATATTGAGATGATCTGGTTGAACATGGACGAATAGCTTTTAGCTTGACACAGGCTTCAGATATGTACCAGTGGTTATTGTCACATTGCATATTGAGATGATCTGGTTGAACATGGACGAATAGCTTTTAGCTTGACACAGGCTTCAGATATGTACCGGTGGTTATTGTCACATTGCATATTGAGATGATCTGGTTGAAAATTGTGGATTGTTGTCTGTTTCACTGGGTTAGATGTTGAAGTACATTATGCTTGGAATCACTGGAACTGTAAAGGGAAATGTACAATATAATTACAAATTGGAAATGAACCCACCATTTTTCACATGTTCATGAATCATGTATGGGAGGCATTTGTTTACAGTAATCTCTCCAGAGATAAGAAGTTAATTCTAGACTTGCTATGAGCATTTCTTCATGTGGTAATTGGTATCTGAAAAATTGGTATGTCATGTTTTCCAACATTCATAAGTGGATGTTTCGTTGCAATGAAGGTGGTGGTAATCTTTGAATGACTTGTTGAAACTCAATGATGATGTAGAGGACCGCCATGAAATACATCACATTAGCCTGTCATTTGTTTGATATTGTTCTGTAGTTTACACCATTTCTGTCCCTGAATTCTGAATGTTCGAAAGGAGATGTTGGTAAATTGAAGTGGAAActttgttgccatggttattATCTAATATGTTCGTTTTAGATCTGTGGTAAAAGCATTCAGGGATATGTTGATTATATATGTCTAAGTCGTGGTTATTGACCCTTGTGCAATCATCTCTAGTTCCTGAAAATGTCTTTTCTGCCGTGATCTTGAAgtatttaaagtttgtggtAGATTTAACCCCCACAAAACCATGTGCATTAGTTACAAAGTACAAAGCTCAGAGAAGGGACCACACAGCTAAATAAGCATGGTAGAGGCATGGGGCAGGGGCTGATGTGGTGCAGGATGATGCTGCTGTCGCCGCCGTCACTGCACCTGTGTAAGTATGTTGTACTGCCCACTATAACACCAGTGTTCTCTGCCTGTCCGTGAAGCTTCACCAACATACAGAAGACGCGCCCCCAGACTGTCGTGCCCAACATCCGTGCTAACATGGTGGCCCAACAACAGGCATCGGCCAAGAACAGGAGATTGGCCCAGCAGTTGGCCAACCGGCCAGGAGTTGGACCAATGATCAACCAACCACAAATCAGCATGCCAGGAAGTGGTGTTGCCGTGGCGATGAGGCTCAAGAAGGTAATGTGACAGGTGGTCACCTGAAGCCCACTATTTTTATTGGGGAAGTTAGCATTAATTAAGCAGTGGATCGATCATGTTGTGGAATATATACGTAACTCCGGGAATTGTCTGTTGGAAGAAATAGCCCATTAGATATGTCAGGATCATTGTTCACAAGGTGTTATCCATACTCAGTTATTAGCAGGTATTTATCAAATGTCAAGTAATACTGAATGAAGAGTGGTGTTCTGATGTTcgaaaatgatgaaaaattgAAAGGTTTAAAAACGATTCTTGATCATAAACACATTTTCGATTAATTCTGTTGTTTTAGTACAACATGCTTGAGCGAAGTAATTTAActattaaatttgatgaatattgATGAACAAGCACTCTCAACAATTTTAAGCTGTGCACATTGTAAAATTGCTAACgacttttattgttttattacaattccattgtatttcGTGCATTTCATTACATGACAGTATCAgttatgaaaaaaacccatcagACAAAAACTGAGGCAAAACCCTTAACTTTGAtgattacattaaaaataaaatgtttaatttttCCTTGTCCTGACTCGTGCGTTATTTCGTAACTTATGTTCATTCCAAACGGTTGGTGGAAACTTGAATTCCTTCAAATTCCCTAGAAGCGAACGTACAATCTCTCTCCTCGAGCCAGCTCTCTTTTCACGCCCAAAGCACCCACGTGACCACGCACTTgccaaacctcactcactctctccttaaTCACCTGAGCAGAAGGCTGGGCGGTGTTTCTTGGCTCAGTTTGAGGCTTATCTTCATTTATAATCGGATATTGACCCCAATCTCTGCCCTGAAGTCTTTGTAGATGTGATGGCAGTAGAAAAGAAACTCAATATCCCCACAGGCAGCGTTGCCGATAGAGAGTTTTCTCGCAGTAGTCTGCAGGGTATTGATATTAGTCTTGTACTGCATTATCAACAACCAACGTTGAAGATATGCATCTGGTGTCATCGTTTGTAGAAGACCACGATGTTAAAGATGACACATATATGTACGCTGATGCTGAAGTCTGATCATGGGTCGCTGACGGCTCCCAATATCATCCATGACGAAGACATCAGATCTGGCCGAGACAAGCTGCATGAAGGGAGACTCCCACATCCAATCGTTCCTGTAGAACCATCAGTTGTGGGCGGACATCTGGCTCAGTACTGGATAGGGATGTTACAATACATTTACATATTCGGTGAATCAAATTCAAACCATAGCCTTCATGAATACAATTTGTTAATTGTGAGCACCAGaaccaaatatgaatgaatatttatcaGAACTAGAACTATCTGTGTGCAACACACTAGGGCTGTCACGATTCACTGGCATCTTCAGTGAATCAAGGCGTAGCCCTACATGAACAGTGAATTTTTAtgaattttttgttttattttattttttatttttatttattttattttttttatttattttattttattttatttttttatttttttagtaTTTATGGAGTGTGTTTTGCTTGAACCCTTATGTCCTTTTCCAACGTGAGATACGCAAGAATACCCCTGCAGTAGCACAAGCGTTGGGGCAACTTAACATTGTTATAATGGATGTTCCATGTTGTACATTAATCTCTTAACTATCATGTTGTATATGTGAATAATTATTCGAATTCATTAACCAGAATTCATGATGCATATCATATTTGCCACGCAGTGTATTCATTGCAGGTCTACTAACAACCTAATTTGAGTGTCATGTTAGATCGCTAGATCACAATGACAAATTAAGTCAACAGCATCAATCACTTCAGCACAATATTAcattcatgaataattatttgtatttgttgCCCAATATTCCATCACCCACAGATTGCATGCTTCATGTAGAAACTTTCCAGTGGATAACAGGAACAGTCTGCCATCCTCTCGTCAATCTGTGCGCAGCCCGATTCAACAATCAGGTGACAATGTTCATCTCGCCAGTGCCTGTTCCACTAGCATGGGCTGTTGACGCCCAAGCGGTATCCTGGGAGGGCTTGAATGCTTATCCATTTCCTCCTCTGATCTTGTTGCCAGAAGTACTATGCAACATCAAACAGACGATGTGCCTGCAATTGATTTTGGTCACACATTACTGGTCGGCAAGATCCTGGTTTCCAGACGTAGAGAAACACGGTGAATCCATGTTGCCTCCCAGATTGGCCAAAACTCCTCATCCTTCCTCACAGCAGGCAAAAGCACGAATAACCAGGAGTGTTCCGTTTTCACGTATGGAACATACTACATCGTGTTTTTACAGAGAAGATCTACACACAACCAGTATGACAACAAGTGGAGAAACTTCAAACAATAGGACACTCGTAAGGGGTTGACAACCAGAAGAGTGACTTGCCCACATGTAGCTGACTACTTTTGTCAATTGAGGTCTTCCAGATGCTTGAAAGGATTTACACTGTCAACTCACTTAGCAGCTATCAGCTCAGTGATTACTATAAAGACAGAAGTGAAGTTGATGAAGGTTCCAGAATTAGTGGCCTTATTGAGATCCTTTACGTTAGAGGATCAACAGCATATGAATGTAGTATTGCGGCATCTCATCAGTGAAGATTATGAGCCTCTGATGCAGATCTCTTTTGAGTTGCTCACtcagaaaacaatatttctgaTCGCCTTAGCAACTGCAGCCAGAATGTCCGAAATCCACACCCtatatatttcagccatacaaGAGTCGGAACAGGCAAACCACGCTGCTGTCACCCAGCACTTTGCTGGGACTTGACCGTAAAAAATCAGTTGCGAGGACATCCAGATTGTCAGTTTTATGTTCCGGCTCAATCGAATATCCTGGGTTCAGATGGTGCACAAGACTTGTGTCCATGTGTCCAGTAAGAGTCCTGAAGATCTACTTAGAAAGAAGTGCTGAGAGAAGAAGGCAGTCCAAGCGTCTGTTCATCGCTTTGTCTCTTCTAGAAGTCTCACAGATGACAATCTCCTTTTGGATCAGACCAGTGATCCAAAGAGCATCTAAAGCAACTGGGTTGGACCTCCTAAGAGCTTTCAACCCTCAAGAAGTAACACATGGGACCTGATCAATCTCATCAGTTATGGAAGGCTGTTTTTGGAGATCAGATACAGTCTTGGCGATGCACTATCTATGAGATACAACTACGCAAGATGTATACGGTATACATCAGTTTTGGCCTCTAGTGGTAGCGCAGCAACTAAAAATGGCAAATAGGCGTTAAAGAAAATCTCACCTTGTCATGCAGATGCGTGGACGCCAGGGAGCTGATCCATTGCCACTGTCAGAGAGTCCATGTTCCCCTGTCTAACAAGATACTCAGTTTGGGTAATAGTCCTTACCTTAACATATGTATGGGATGTTCCAGATATCTGGACAACGACGCGTCTAGCATGTCTAAATCCGCATATCTATAAAGATTACTCCTCATACCAGGTATAAGAAAGTGGTCCCCTGTCAGATGTCACTCGGCAATCCAGTTTGCAGCCCCGAGAAGAACTACTATAAGCAAACACAAGGGAATACGATCTAACTCGGAATCCTGAAGGTGGCTGACGTGCCACCTTTTATGTCGGATTCAGCAATAAAACGTGAgccaggataaggaaaaatatgcaaTTTTTATGTTAAAATTGGCGTTTTATTCTTATCCTGACTCACGAGATGAAGCCCTCCCAACCATCCCCTCACACCACTCGGGGTTTCCTGTAGAACTGTGTGGAGGCATATGTATCAGAGAGAGAGGCTTGGCTTGTGTGTGGGCGGAAAAAAGGAACTGGCTCAGGGTGAGTGATTGTACGTTCGCTTCTTGGGAATTTGAAGGGCTTCAAGTTTCCCTTAACCATTTGGAAGGAGCTGCAGATAAGCAATacagcatgagtcaggataattataaaatatcaattttatcacAAAACTTGCGTTATTTTGAATATAATCAATAATTGTTCCCCTCAAGTACTCCGATAATCAAGAGTGGATTTGGCTTCCTGTTCCCGACACTATGAATGAGGCTTTTGGCAAGAAACAGACGAAACATTTAGGAAGATGATGACTCGAGTTATTAAAATTGTGTTGGTATTGGTATGTTCACCTATTATTAGTAAGTTCTCACAAGGACTGATAGTTTACAACTTGAAAAGCATGTAAGATTCTCTATACCGACTTCATGTGTGGGATGTCATGGCCTCATGTTTATCACAGATGGACTTTTTTTAGAAAACATTTAGATCTTTGCTGACAAATCTTTCACATAGAAGTGATATATTTCTCAAAACTGTTAAATATTTTCCTACAGCGTAGTCTTCAGCAACGTTTAGGTCGGAGCAATGTGAAGGCCAGACTGAACCTGTCTGCGGTTGGGAGGGGTCAACCACGTGGAGGCCAGAGAGGTAATCGCCGTGGTGCCCGCGGGATGAGGCGTGGTCGAGGAGGTCCAATTGCTGGCCAGATGAGCAGACAGCAGTCACAGGCATCCCTTACTGGAGACGGCAGTGGTGGCTTCAACCAAGGCTTCAGTCCACGTGAGTTTATTCACGCTGTGGAAGCAATTCTGGAGCATTGGTGACCTCAATTGCAAAGAAAAACTTTCGTATTTTATTTAATGTCCACAACCCCTGCTTGTTTTAAGGCCAGACACTGCACCTCACATATGACAAAATGCTTATGAAGTATTTCTTAGGGTTAATTAGTTTCAACTTAGAGGTATACATTTTAACAATTGAAAAAGAGTCTTTTCCAGGTGATGATGCCactggttgccatggaaacatccAAGATGGCCGCCGAAAGCCTGAAAAATGATGCAATTTAGTGAAAGTTTTTCTCTAAAACTAGTAAAGATATCTAAATAATTTCAACTTTACATCGTAGCTTGGGGTGTGTAGGGTGCAATGACAgagagaaaatatttaaaaaagactGTTATGTtatttaaaattttgttttaaaaacatcACTTTTTGGAGTTGATTTTTCactcatattttattttttaaaaagaaatcgGGGGAAAAAATTTTAAAAGTCTCTCTGTTATTGCATAAAGTAATCAACTGCctatatgtaaacaaaatttcattcaaattgGGTGATTAACAACCGAGAACTATGTGCACTAAGATCGCTAATGACGTATATGGAGAAAATGAGGAAATAAGTTTGGTCATGTGTTTTTTCTACTTTGACACTAGACAAACACATTCTGAATCTCACTTTACTAAAGGGATGTATTCCAAATACATGAAACAATTCATATACAAAaaagataattaaaaaaaaattaaaatccaGTTCACATTACAACAATTACTTAGTTGCCTCAACACAAACTCAGTCCCTACGCACCCATTGGTATGATCAATCAGTTTGGCATACATTGTCACAGAAATGAGATTGAAGGTTTTCAAAAgatttaaattttgaaagttttatgCGTGAATATCCACTCTTACCTTCAAAGGCTCCAGTGGGAATGTTTTCCTCAAAGGCGTGGTCCCTAACATGTTTCCGTCGCATCGAAAATGTCAAAGCTGTCAGAATCTAACACAAGCTTGATCGCGCTGTCAACACTTGTCGCACCACTGACACTGTATTTGAAGCATGTCTGCCGCAAATGTGCCTCGTATTCTTCACGTAGCCGTGCTTTGACTTTGTTAATCTCATTTTACAGAATACAACAACCGTTAGTCAAGAATATCTCAAATACAACGTTTCTCGGTCAATATTTTCGCTAAGCAGACACCATTTTGAATGCTACTGGGAAAGGGCGATGTTGTGTTGATTTGCCGAATGGTGCATTGTGGGATACGTTTTGCCATATAAGGAAGTAACGAAGATTGCCGAATGGTGCATTGTGGGACATTTCGCCTTGCCGAATGATGCACTGTGGGATACTTCGCCTCATAAGGATGTTTTCGTACAGAATACCTATCGCGGGAAAGTGAAGATATCCGCACATGGAATATCTATTTTTAGAATGTTTTT comes from Haliotis asinina isolate JCU_RB_2024 chromosome 13, JCU_Hal_asi_v2, whole genome shotgun sequence and encodes:
- the LOC137260500 gene encoding chromatin target of PRMT1 protein-like isoform X2 translates to MTSQVPAKIVLKSTTKMSLNDRFTNIQKTRPQTVVPNIRANMVAQQQASAKNRRLAQQLANRPGVGPMINQPQISMPGSGVAVAMRLKKRSLQQRLGRSNVKARLNLSAVGRGQPRGGQRGNRRGARGMRRGRGGPIAGQMSRQQSQASLTGDGSGGFNQGFSPRRGGRGMRRGGFQARGGRGSPSGFRGRGGRGVNRGRGRGRFQRGGRFQGRGGGRGRGQGRGSGRGAGQTPMSREELDNQLEEYMSKTKTHLDTELDAYMAEAS
- the LOC137260500 gene encoding chromatin target of PRMT1 protein-like isoform X1; amino-acid sequence: MTSQVPAKIVLKSTTKMSLNDRFTNIQKTRPQTVVPNIRANMVAQQQASAKNRRLAQQLANRPGVGPMINQPQISMPGSGVAVAMRLKKRSLQQRLGRSNVKARLNLSAVGRGQPRGGQRGNRRGARGMRRGRGGPIAGQMSRQQSQASLTGDGSGGFNQGFSPRRGGRGMRRGGFQARGGRGSPSGFRGRGGDDGRPYYRGGSRRGRGFQSRGYEFAQGRGGRGVNRGRGRGRFQRGGRFQGRGGGRGRGQGRGSGRGAGQTPMSREELDNQLEEYMSKTKTHLDTELDAYMAEAS